In Oncorhynchus tshawytscha isolate Ot180627B linkage group LG28, Otsh_v2.0, whole genome shotgun sequence, a genomic segment contains:
- the LOC112226867 gene encoding regulator of G-protein signaling protein-like, translating to MDQILYEMRSKALCRLQSYWLPQYLCSCKLSITKLKECASILKEYEDIASNLTLVEIPALLDPLGWSLGSPPSEGPTVTRTYCSKVRKRLLWRAHQRPGTGLGVGAAGMPDGPAMQQWLPMAGDGDQGECTNIVHLMSRHGEEIVVSGDKTHGGRSKRGGSGSSKRSTSTPLLRKVSSASLGPRTGPLPVVPILPSKSLSNLDSSSTDPMIPPHACMETPICHLPSITTTPVTSTPDPPSRPVWGTPHYDEHLSLALSADALAGGPYENFLRVSGQRVMLHHLGLWQELDGFLNLLLKMEDGPSKALRQVLARKIMAVYLSDAWQCVSRPEGEWCTTYLTKSTVCHLINLLPSGNVMPWIYTAKQELCQILGPTYNAFLDEEDKVILFYLFTQNEVKGKVSRRATAPPSAPTAPEQQVRRMREALALCQACAEPLTEETWALLPLEDVRTGGSVHLHYRKTNLYDLPFETLAEKYPKVAVEAISKTHRLYYDWKPVQEETKKPVVTSSPKKSFHLMKDKDHSFAEKPSMRPRFLEEVMRSPTNLDFFKRYLRAYDAHGALNFYHEVDKLRHVDSLLQKTKINSIVSRFLRRADASNHTE from the exons ATGGATCAGATTCTGTATGAGATGAGGTCCAAAGCCTTATGCCGTCTTCAGTCCTACTGGCTGCCCCAGTACCTCTGCTCCTGTAAGCTCTCCATCACCAAACTGAAAGAGTGTGCCTCCATCCTCAAAGAGTACGAGGACATTGCCTCTAACCTCACCCTGGTAGAGATCCCGGCTCTGCTTGACCCACTGGGGTGGAGTCTGGGCTCGCCACCATCAGAGGGCCCTACAGTGACCCGGACCTACTGCTCCAAAGTCAGGAAGAGGCTGCTGTGGAGGGCCCATCAGAGGCCTGGGACAGGACTTGGGGTTGGGGCAGCAGGGATGCCCGATGGGCCGGCCATGCAGCAGTGGTTGCCCATGGCCGGGgacggagaccagggagagtgTACCAATATTGTGCACCTCATGAGCAGGCATGGGGAGGAGATTGTGGTCAGTGGGGACAAGACACATGGGGGCAGAAGcaagagaggaggaagtgggagCTCAAAGAGAAGTACCAGTACTCCACTCCTCAGAAAGGTGAGCTCTGCTAGTCTTGGGCCCAGAACTGGCCCCCTCCCTGTCGTGCCCATACTCCCCTCCAAGAGCCTGTCCAATCTGGACAGCAGCAGCACTGACCCCATGATCCCCCCTCATGCCTGTATGGAGACCCCCATCTGCCACCttccctccatcaccaccacccctGTCACCTCTACTCCCGATCCTCCTTCCAGACCTGTCTGGGGAACACCACACTACGATGAGCACCTCTCCCTGGCCCTGTCCGCTGATGCTCTTGCTGGGGGTCCCTATGAGAATTTCCTGAGGGTCAGTGGCCAGAGGGTCATGCTGCACCACCTGGGactgtggcaggagctggatggcTTCCTCAACCTCCTGCTCAAGATGGAGGATGGCCCCTCCAAGGCTCTGAGACAGGTGCTGGCTAGAAAGATCATGGCTGTGTACTTGAGTGATGCGTGGCAGTGTGTTAGTCGCCCTGAGGGTGAGTGGTGCACCACCTACCTGACCAAATCCACCGTCTGCCACCTCATAAACCTCCTCCCCTCTGGCAATGTGATGCCCTGGATCTACACGGCCAAGCAGGAACTATGCCAG ATTCTGGGTCCCACCTACAATGCATTTCTGGATGAAGAAGACAAAGTCATTCTCTTCTATCTG ttcactCAGAATGAGGTCAAGGGGAAAGTGAGTCGTAGAGCTACAGCGCCCCCCAGTGCTCCCACTGCGCCAGAGCAGCAggtgaggaggatgagggaggctCTGGCTCTCTGTCAGGCCTGCGCTGAGCCTCTCACTGAGGAGACCTGGGCCCTGCTGCCCCTAGAGGACGTCAGGACAGGAGGCTCTGTTCACCTGCACTACAGAAAGACCA ATCTTTATGACCTTCCGTTTGAAACCCTGGCTGAGAAGTACCCCAAGGTGGCTGTGGAGGCAATCAGTAAAACTCACAGACTCTACTATGACTGGAAGCCAGTACAAG AGGAGACAAAGAAGCCAGTGGTGACATCCAGTCCTAAGAAGTCATTCCACCTGATGAAGGACAAGGACCACAGCTTTGCCGAAAAACCCTCCATGAGACCAAGGTTTTTAGAGGAGGTGATGAGAAGTCCCACCAACCTGGACTTCTTCAAGCGTTACCTGAGGGCCTATGATGCTCACGGAGCTCTGAACTTCTACCACGAGGTGGACAAACTGCGGCACGTCGACAGCCTCCTCCAGAAGACCAAGATCAACAGCATCGTGTCCCGCTTCCTCAGACGAGCAGACGCTAGTAACCACACTGAATAG